In Gadus morhua chromosome 2, gadMor3.0, whole genome shotgun sequence, a single window of DNA contains:
- the ciita gene encoding MHC class II transactivator isoform X2, with product MQDCPAGDGEHGGEPNQPSDIEELPAVKVSARNGVDFNLTVALTSVMIKTMIRTFILVDWDVEEMEEFLATFTDQDSLFELAKSNSVSTEVQETPDANGLAGGDAVVSASDPESASTTSTPPSSSLPLHPPLQMPLQFITLGHADGCQRPTLTISQHSLIALALSGSAASTTTYILVPTTSPPPVPTPSPASDAVAPLLLVSAPQGSISGDAGAGPAPQFPPTERVEDYIVKAKAQMEKTCLQLEGGLNLRSHYVDTLLVRRDVLRLKKKGSACLEELLAHMGDTARQKASLRRSQIFGSSAGSKPNRSVLVLGHAGTGKTALIQSLGLDWSTGSFPQFDFFFVLDGKGLALTKPAFSLPTMLLGGLFPGRALCLDPHQVFSRVAAAPERVLVVFDGFQEAWHLESLLQPLDKSLVADLQKDSRKQAFTVRELYCALLQRALLPGCTLMIAARPRGATGNLRRWADSLFELGGFSPTEADGALSRYFSEPTSHDNALTRLRSSPYLSSLCWNPALFRLVCFVLEHCDHRETLPDTLSGLCHRALRIKLARQFEDRSSHDPSPAPSRVKLESAVPGGSGSLKHGKVKKVNQKRLTRSCNREAGTTGDKVKEKGTSERKKIKSNGGRDEEGLLAELSRLAWEGVRQNDLPPGGGSTATAREVGLKAELFHALHLGGKPKGDSRQGEGGVQAGQMESADTEGNAGGEVGRRGSEERKNPRRRAKSDEDFEDVSDGSHVLSWSNPFLQSFLAGLHISSTRKTSGLLKTFPMQVGLGRGRRRTHKEELDLVQRFAIGTLFMHASVSRESPSKQSVLVKHLKGHLGQAEHGAAHLLEVCHCIYETGISRADTHWGTLLAGVLPKEMSFRGVRLWPSDVHVVGKVLELVGAGTGGAGICLGLEDTGIRTSGILSLLGLSNIASYRACTADVISMWEELEGKEELKLKGAMSKFKLNTKATQVCHVDDLARLVSMHRRLTDSSSQSDSLLVSGVPAVKELDKLEFELGPEDCPLALPKLWSLLPGLNNLRHLDLEKSELGDEGAEALAEVLVSLSRLEILNLSQNGIGDTGMYELSLVLMNPASLRCLSLYSNIISDVGAHWLATVLPLMVSLTDLDVKYNNLTDVGAQSLGAVLKKCPSVKSLRMWNTCISFAVFERLQKQDSRIVCH from the exons ATGCAGGACTGCCCGGCAG ggGATGGGGAGCACGGAGGAGAACCAAACCAGCCCTCTGACATCGAAGAGCTTCCAG CGGTCAAGGTCTCTGCACGAAATGGTGTCGACTTTAATCTGACCGTAGCCCTCACTTCCGTGATGATTAAAACGATGATCCGTACATTCATTTTAGTTGACTGGG ATGTTGAAGAAATGGAAGAATTCCTGGCTACATTCACAG ACCAAGATTCCCTCTTTGAGTTGGCCAAGAGCAACTCTGTCTCCACAGAAGTCCAAGAAACCCCAGACGCCAACG GTCTCGCCGGCGGAGATGCAGTGGTTTCGGCGTCCGATCCAGAGAGTGCATCGACTACCTCCACGCCTCCCTCTAGTAGCCTGCCGCTCCATCCACCCCTCCAGATGCCTCTTCAGTTCATCACCCTGGGTCACGCAGATGGATGTCAGCGTCCCACTTTGACCATTTCTCAGCATTCCCTGATTGCCCTTGCACTGTCCGGTTCGGCCGCGAGCACAACAACATACATTTTGG TGCCGACTACATCACCGCCCCCTGTCCCGACCCCTTCCCCCG CGAGTGATGCGGTGGCTCCACTCCTCCTGGTGTCCGCTCCACAAGGGTCCATCTCAGGCGATGCTGGGGCAGGCCCGGCCCCCCAGTTCCCCCCCACTG aaCGCGTTGAGGATTACATCGTTAAGGCAAAAGCTCAGATGGAGAAAACCTGCCTGCAACTGGAGGGGGGTCTCAACCTGCGCTCCCATTACGTGGACACACTCCTGGTCCGGAGGGACGTCCTGCGCTTGAAGAAGAAGGGCAGCGCGtgcctggaggagctgctggcccACATGGGGGACACGGCCAGGCAGAAGGCCTCCCTCCGGCGGAGTCAG ATCTTTGGGAGCTCGGCTGGATCCAAACCCAACCGTTCGGTACTGGTCCTTGGCCACGCCGGGACAGGGAAGACGGCCCTGATCCAGAGCCTGGGCCTCGACTGGTCCACTGGCTCCTTCCCCCAGTTTGACTTCTTCTTCGTGTTGGACGGTAAAGGCCTCGCTCTGACCAAGCCCGCCTTCAGTCTGCCGACCATGCTGCTGGGGGGTCTCTTCCCGGGGAGAGCCTTATGCCTGGACCCCCATCAGGTCTTCAGTCGGGTCGCCGCGGCCCCCGAACGGGTCCTCGTTGTTTTCGACGGTTTCCAAGAGGCTTGGCACCTGGAATCTCTGCTGCAGCCTCTTGACAAGAGCCTCGTGGCCGACCTCCAGAAGGACTCCAGGAAACAGGCCTTCACCGTGAGGGAGTTGTACTGCGCCCTGCTCCAGAGGGCTCTGCTGCCCGGCTGCACCCTGATGATCGCGGCTCGGCCACGGGGAGCCACCGGCAATCTCAGGCGCTGGGCTGACAGTCTCTTTGAGCTCGGCGGATTCAGCCCTACAGAGGCAGACGGAGCTCTGTCCCGGTACTTCAGCGAACCCACCAGCCACGACAACGCCCTGACCCGGCTACGGAGCAGTCCGTATTTGTCCAGCCTTTGCTGGAACCCGGCCCTCTTTCGTCTGGTGTGTTTTGTGCTGGAACATTGCGACCATCGCGAGACCCTTCCCGACACACTCAGCGGACTTTGCCATCGAGCCTTGAGAATAAAGTTGGCGCGGCAGTTTGAGGACAGGAGTAGCCACGATCCGTCGCCGGCCCCCTCGCGGGTCAAGCTCGAGAGCGCCGTACCGGGGGGAAGCGGGAGTCTCAAACACGGCAAAGTTAAGAAAGTCAACCAAAAGAGGCTTACCCGCTCCTGCAACCGAGAGGCCGGGACTACAGGCGACAAAGTAAAAGAGAAGGGGACGTCGGAGCGAAAGAAGATAAAATCGAACGGCGGAAGAGACGAGGAAGGGCTGTTGGCTGAACTGAGCCGCTTGGCGTGGGAAGGGGTCCGACAGAATGACCTTCCTCCAGGAGGAGGCTCCACGGCTACAGCGAGGGAGGTCGGCCTGAAGGCTGAACTCTTCCACGCCCTCCATCTAGGGGGGAAGCCGAAGGGAGACTCacgacagggggagggaggagtgcAGGCAGGGCAGATGGAGAGTGCAGATACAGAGGGCAATGCAGGAGGGGAAGTAGGAAGAAGGGGGAGCGAAGAAAGGAAAAACCCCAGACGAAGGGCGAAGAGCGATGAGGATTTTGAGGATGTGAGTGATGGTAGCCACGTTCTGTCATGGTCGAACCCTTTCCTCCAGAGCTTCCTGGCAGGTCTTCACATATCATCCACAAG GAAGACGTCTGGACTCCTGAAGACCTTCCCCATGCAGGTCGGCCTGGGGAGGGGTCGGCGAAGGACCCACAAGGAGGAACTGGACCTTGTGCAGAGGTTCGCCATCGGCACTCTCTTTATGCACGCCAGCGTCTCCCGGGAGTCCCCCTCCAAGCAGTCCGTCCTCGTCAAACACCTCAAGGGGCACCTGGGCCAGGCTGAGCATGGCGCCGCCCACCTGTTGGAGGTGTGCCACTGCATCTACGAGACCGGCATCAGCCGCGCAGACACCCACTGGGGCACACTGCTCGCCGGGGTCCTCCCAAAGGAAATGAGCTTCCGGGGAGTGAGGCTGTGGCCGTCCGATGTGCATGTGGTGGGGAAGGTTCTGGAACTTGTTGGAGCTGGGACAGGAGGGGCGGGGATCTGCCTGGGACTTGAGGATACTGGGATACGGACGTCTGGAATTCTGTCGCTACTGGGGCTCAGCAACATCGCGTCGTACAG GGCATGCACCGCGGACGTCATCTCCATGTGGGAGGAGCTGGAAGGAAAGGAGGAGCTTAAACTTAAAGGAGCCATGTCCAAATTCAAGCTGAACACAAAGGCTACCCAGGTGTGTCATGTTGATGACCTAGCACGGCTGGTCAGCATGCACAGGAGGCTGACTGACAG CTCCAGCCAATCGGATTCGCTCCTGGTGTCCGGGGTTCCGGCAGTGAAGGAACTAGACAAGCTGGAGTTTGA GCTAGGTCCAGAGGATTGCCCCCTGGCTCTGCCTAAGCTGTGGTCACTCCTGCCCGGCCTCAACAACCTACGCCATCTTGA TCTGGAAAAAAGTGAGCTaggagatgaaggagctgaGGCACTGGCTGAGGTTCTGGTTTCTCTCTCCCGACTTGAGATCCTAAA TCTATCCCAGAACGGTATTGGAGACACAGGGATGTATGAGCTGTCTCTGGTCCTGATGAACCCAGCGTCACTGCGTTGTctcag TCTGTACAGTAACATCATCTCCGACGTTGGTGCCCACTGGCTGGCCACAGTCCTGCCTCTGATGGTGTCCCTGACTGACCTAGA CGTGAAGTACAACAACCTGACGGACGTCGGGGCCCAGAGCCTTGGAGCCGTCCTGAAGAAGTGTCCCTCCGTGAAAAGCCTGAG GATGTGGAACACGTGTATCTCATTTGCGGTATTTGAACGACTTCAGAAACAGGACAGCAGGATTGTGTGCCATTAG
- the ciita gene encoding MHC class II transactivator isoform X1, producing the protein MQDCPAGDGEHGGEPNQPSDIEELPAVKVSARNGVDFNLTVALTSVMIKTMIRTFILVDWDVEEMEEFLATFTDQDSLFELAKSNSVSTEVQETPDANAGLAGGDAVVSASDPESASTTSTPPSSSLPLHPPLQMPLQFITLGHADGCQRPTLTISQHSLIALALSGSAASTTTYILVPTTSPPPVPTPSPASDAVAPLLLVSAPQGSISGDAGAGPAPQFPPTERVEDYIVKAKAQMEKTCLQLEGGLNLRSHYVDTLLVRRDVLRLKKKGSACLEELLAHMGDTARQKASLRRSQIFGSSAGSKPNRSVLVLGHAGTGKTALIQSLGLDWSTGSFPQFDFFFVLDGKGLALTKPAFSLPTMLLGGLFPGRALCLDPHQVFSRVAAAPERVLVVFDGFQEAWHLESLLQPLDKSLVADLQKDSRKQAFTVRELYCALLQRALLPGCTLMIAARPRGATGNLRRWADSLFELGGFSPTEADGALSRYFSEPTSHDNALTRLRSSPYLSSLCWNPALFRLVCFVLEHCDHRETLPDTLSGLCHRALRIKLARQFEDRSSHDPSPAPSRVKLESAVPGGSGSLKHGKVKKVNQKRLTRSCNREAGTTGDKVKEKGTSERKKIKSNGGRDEEGLLAELSRLAWEGVRQNDLPPGGGSTATAREVGLKAELFHALHLGGKPKGDSRQGEGGVQAGQMESADTEGNAGGEVGRRGSEERKNPRRRAKSDEDFEDVSDGSHVLSWSNPFLQSFLAGLHISSTRKTSGLLKTFPMQVGLGRGRRRTHKEELDLVQRFAIGTLFMHASVSRESPSKQSVLVKHLKGHLGQAEHGAAHLLEVCHCIYETGISRADTHWGTLLAGVLPKEMSFRGVRLWPSDVHVVGKVLELVGAGTGGAGICLGLEDTGIRTSGILSLLGLSNIASYRACTADVISMWEELEGKEELKLKGAMSKFKLNTKATQVCHVDDLARLVSMHRRLTDSSSQSDSLLVSGVPAVKELDKLEFELGPEDCPLALPKLWSLLPGLNNLRHLDLEKSELGDEGAEALAEVLVSLSRLEILNLSQNGIGDTGMYELSLVLMNPASLRCLSLYSNIISDVGAHWLATVLPLMVSLTDLDVKYNNLTDVGAQSLGAVLKKCPSVKSLRMWNTCISFAVFERLQKQDSRIVCH; encoded by the exons ATGCAGGACTGCCCGGCAG ggGATGGGGAGCACGGAGGAGAACCAAACCAGCCCTCTGACATCGAAGAGCTTCCAG CGGTCAAGGTCTCTGCACGAAATGGTGTCGACTTTAATCTGACCGTAGCCCTCACTTCCGTGATGATTAAAACGATGATCCGTACATTCATTTTAGTTGACTGGG ATGTTGAAGAAATGGAAGAATTCCTGGCTACATTCACAG ACCAAGATTCCCTCTTTGAGTTGGCCAAGAGCAACTCTGTCTCCACAGAAGTCCAAGAAACCCCAGACGCCAACG CAGGTCTCGCCGGCGGAGATGCAGTGGTTTCGGCGTCCGATCCAGAGAGTGCATCGACTACCTCCACGCCTCCCTCTAGTAGCCTGCCGCTCCATCCACCCCTCCAGATGCCTCTTCAGTTCATCACCCTGGGTCACGCAGATGGATGTCAGCGTCCCACTTTGACCATTTCTCAGCATTCCCTGATTGCCCTTGCACTGTCCGGTTCGGCCGCGAGCACAACAACATACATTTTGG TGCCGACTACATCACCGCCCCCTGTCCCGACCCCTTCCCCCG CGAGTGATGCGGTGGCTCCACTCCTCCTGGTGTCCGCTCCACAAGGGTCCATCTCAGGCGATGCTGGGGCAGGCCCGGCCCCCCAGTTCCCCCCCACTG aaCGCGTTGAGGATTACATCGTTAAGGCAAAAGCTCAGATGGAGAAAACCTGCCTGCAACTGGAGGGGGGTCTCAACCTGCGCTCCCATTACGTGGACACACTCCTGGTCCGGAGGGACGTCCTGCGCTTGAAGAAGAAGGGCAGCGCGtgcctggaggagctgctggcccACATGGGGGACACGGCCAGGCAGAAGGCCTCCCTCCGGCGGAGTCAG ATCTTTGGGAGCTCGGCTGGATCCAAACCCAACCGTTCGGTACTGGTCCTTGGCCACGCCGGGACAGGGAAGACGGCCCTGATCCAGAGCCTGGGCCTCGACTGGTCCACTGGCTCCTTCCCCCAGTTTGACTTCTTCTTCGTGTTGGACGGTAAAGGCCTCGCTCTGACCAAGCCCGCCTTCAGTCTGCCGACCATGCTGCTGGGGGGTCTCTTCCCGGGGAGAGCCTTATGCCTGGACCCCCATCAGGTCTTCAGTCGGGTCGCCGCGGCCCCCGAACGGGTCCTCGTTGTTTTCGACGGTTTCCAAGAGGCTTGGCACCTGGAATCTCTGCTGCAGCCTCTTGACAAGAGCCTCGTGGCCGACCTCCAGAAGGACTCCAGGAAACAGGCCTTCACCGTGAGGGAGTTGTACTGCGCCCTGCTCCAGAGGGCTCTGCTGCCCGGCTGCACCCTGATGATCGCGGCTCGGCCACGGGGAGCCACCGGCAATCTCAGGCGCTGGGCTGACAGTCTCTTTGAGCTCGGCGGATTCAGCCCTACAGAGGCAGACGGAGCTCTGTCCCGGTACTTCAGCGAACCCACCAGCCACGACAACGCCCTGACCCGGCTACGGAGCAGTCCGTATTTGTCCAGCCTTTGCTGGAACCCGGCCCTCTTTCGTCTGGTGTGTTTTGTGCTGGAACATTGCGACCATCGCGAGACCCTTCCCGACACACTCAGCGGACTTTGCCATCGAGCCTTGAGAATAAAGTTGGCGCGGCAGTTTGAGGACAGGAGTAGCCACGATCCGTCGCCGGCCCCCTCGCGGGTCAAGCTCGAGAGCGCCGTACCGGGGGGAAGCGGGAGTCTCAAACACGGCAAAGTTAAGAAAGTCAACCAAAAGAGGCTTACCCGCTCCTGCAACCGAGAGGCCGGGACTACAGGCGACAAAGTAAAAGAGAAGGGGACGTCGGAGCGAAAGAAGATAAAATCGAACGGCGGAAGAGACGAGGAAGGGCTGTTGGCTGAACTGAGCCGCTTGGCGTGGGAAGGGGTCCGACAGAATGACCTTCCTCCAGGAGGAGGCTCCACGGCTACAGCGAGGGAGGTCGGCCTGAAGGCTGAACTCTTCCACGCCCTCCATCTAGGGGGGAAGCCGAAGGGAGACTCacgacagggggagggaggagtgcAGGCAGGGCAGATGGAGAGTGCAGATACAGAGGGCAATGCAGGAGGGGAAGTAGGAAGAAGGGGGAGCGAAGAAAGGAAAAACCCCAGACGAAGGGCGAAGAGCGATGAGGATTTTGAGGATGTGAGTGATGGTAGCCACGTTCTGTCATGGTCGAACCCTTTCCTCCAGAGCTTCCTGGCAGGTCTTCACATATCATCCACAAG GAAGACGTCTGGACTCCTGAAGACCTTCCCCATGCAGGTCGGCCTGGGGAGGGGTCGGCGAAGGACCCACAAGGAGGAACTGGACCTTGTGCAGAGGTTCGCCATCGGCACTCTCTTTATGCACGCCAGCGTCTCCCGGGAGTCCCCCTCCAAGCAGTCCGTCCTCGTCAAACACCTCAAGGGGCACCTGGGCCAGGCTGAGCATGGCGCCGCCCACCTGTTGGAGGTGTGCCACTGCATCTACGAGACCGGCATCAGCCGCGCAGACACCCACTGGGGCACACTGCTCGCCGGGGTCCTCCCAAAGGAAATGAGCTTCCGGGGAGTGAGGCTGTGGCCGTCCGATGTGCATGTGGTGGGGAAGGTTCTGGAACTTGTTGGAGCTGGGACAGGAGGGGCGGGGATCTGCCTGGGACTTGAGGATACTGGGATACGGACGTCTGGAATTCTGTCGCTACTGGGGCTCAGCAACATCGCGTCGTACAG GGCATGCACCGCGGACGTCATCTCCATGTGGGAGGAGCTGGAAGGAAAGGAGGAGCTTAAACTTAAAGGAGCCATGTCCAAATTCAAGCTGAACACAAAGGCTACCCAGGTGTGTCATGTTGATGACCTAGCACGGCTGGTCAGCATGCACAGGAGGCTGACTGACAG CTCCAGCCAATCGGATTCGCTCCTGGTGTCCGGGGTTCCGGCAGTGAAGGAACTAGACAAGCTGGAGTTTGA GCTAGGTCCAGAGGATTGCCCCCTGGCTCTGCCTAAGCTGTGGTCACTCCTGCCCGGCCTCAACAACCTACGCCATCTTGA TCTGGAAAAAAGTGAGCTaggagatgaaggagctgaGGCACTGGCTGAGGTTCTGGTTTCTCTCTCCCGACTTGAGATCCTAAA TCTATCCCAGAACGGTATTGGAGACACAGGGATGTATGAGCTGTCTCTGGTCCTGATGAACCCAGCGTCACTGCGTTGTctcag TCTGTACAGTAACATCATCTCCGACGTTGGTGCCCACTGGCTGGCCACAGTCCTGCCTCTGATGGTGTCCCTGACTGACCTAGA CGTGAAGTACAACAACCTGACGGACGTCGGGGCCCAGAGCCTTGGAGCCGTCCTGAAGAAGTGTCCCTCCGTGAAAAGCCTGAG GATGTGGAACACGTGTATCTCATTTGCGGTATTTGAACGACTTCAGAAACAGGACAGCAGGATTGTGTGCCATTAG